The Oncorhynchus keta strain PuntledgeMale-10-30-2019 chromosome 22, Oket_V2, whole genome shotgun sequence genome includes the window cagcttggttagaaggcaacaactgttggcgcaattattagaaaatggaagaagttcaagatgatggtcaatcaccctcggtctggggctccatgcaagatctcacctcgtggggcatcaatgatcatgaggaaggtgagggatcagcccagaactacacggcaggacctggtcaatgacctgaagagagctgggaccacagtctcaaagaaaaccattagtaacacactacgccgtcatggattaaaatcctgcagcgcacgcaaggtccccctgctcaagccagcgcatgtccaggcccatctgaagtttgccaatgaccatctggatgatccagaggaggaatgggagaaggtcatgtggtctgatgagacaaaaatagagctttttggtctaaactccactcgccgtgtttggaggaagaagaaggatgagtacaaccccaagaacaccatcccaaccatgaagcatggaggtggaaacatcattctttggggatgcttttctgcaaaggggacaggacgactgcaccgtattgaggggaggatggatggggccatgtatcacgagatcttggccaacaacctccttccctcagtaagagcgttgaagatgggtcgtggctgggtcttccagcatgacaacgacccgaaacacacagccagggcaactaaggagtggctccgtaagaagcatctcatggtcctggagtggcctagccagtctccagacctgaacccaatagaaaatctttggagggagctgaaagtccgtattgcccagtgacagccccgaaacctgaaggatctggagatggtctgtatggaggagtgggccaaaatccctgctgcagtgtgtgcaacctggtcaagaactacaggaaacgtatgatctctgtaatttcAAACAAAGgattctgtaccaaatattaatttctgcttttctgatgtatcaaatacttatgtcatgcaataaaatgcaaattttTACTTAaattatacaatgtgattttctggattttttgttttagattccgtctctcacggttgaagtgtacctatgataaaaaaattacagacctctacatgctttgtaagtaggaaacactgccgattttgcaggttatcaaatacttcttctccccactgtatgaaCACAACATGCAAAAATTTCAAAGATATTACTGAGTTAGTAGTTCCACCatgttcaatgggtgacatgtctggtgagtctgcaggccatggaagaactgggacattttcagcttccaggaattgtccagatccttgcgacatggagccatgcatcatcatgctgaaacatgaggcgaCGGAGactcattcaaattgccatcgctAAAATGCAATCGTttgttgtccgtagtttatgcctgtaaccccactgccaccatggggcactttgttcacaacgttgatatcagcaaaccgctcgcccacacggtCTGTTTTCTGCCCGGTACAGCTGAAACCGCGATTCattgtgaagagcacacttctccaaagTGCCAGTTCAAAAGGTGAACATTTGTCCACTGAAGTCAGTCACGACGctaaactgcagtcaggtcaagtccctggtgaggatgatgagcaAGATGAGCTTCCCTGGGACGGTTTATGACGAAAttagtctgcggttgtgaggccggttggagatgctgccaaattctctaaaactgcGTTGGCGGTTGCTTATGGtatagaaattaacatttaattatttggcaacagctctggtagacattcctgcagtcagcatgccaattgcaccctccctcaaaacttgagaaatctgtggcattgtgttgtgacaaaacggcacattaaagagtggccttttattgcccccagcacaaggatcatgctgtttaatcagcttcttgatatgccacacctgtcaggtggaaggattatcttggcaaaggaggaatgctcactaacagaaaatacattttagatcCTTTATTTCAGCTGATGAAACATACGACCAATTGTTgcgttttatttttgttgttgttgtgtgtgggGCTGTGGGTTTGATGTAATGCTTCATCTCATTGCAGTGTGGTACTGTATTTTAGGTTATAACCCATGTTCCCTGAGACTGCAATATAAATACTGTATCAGCCCACAGAGTGAAGAACGAGATGTTTTCCTTTACTGTGGGAACATGGATTAaatcaacgcaatattagccacttttaatgcaacataccaaaaccaaacaaactatgcaagagattttgttaTAGGCAGAACtcatcggagtaggattctacAGCATTGACACGCCTGACTCAGCCCGTATAACCAATCAGATCTGCAAATAGACATATATTGCCATATATGGCTCTGTGCCATTCAttgtgaactggactgtgtttacagcatgagtgtTCAAGAGTAGttgtgcttgttttgagatcacaGTGAGAGCTACATGTAGCCATGTGTGCTCGTTTGTTCTTATCcgttgctagttagtgagttattcgCCCAGTTATGGATCATTTATAGTCAGCAATGGGGAAGTGGTTGTTTAAAACACGAGCACATTtctagccatctttgaaaagcCAGTCGGGCTACTGATAACAGTACATATGAAGTAACAGTGCTTTTGAAGATTAAAAATGATCAGGCCTCTTGttcatcttactgtagaaataatTGTTGAAAACAAAAGGGCTTTttgttgtcttaaaggggcagtgttgtattttggaGACGGGCTTGAATAAGCGAAGTAGCATgatttgtctgtttctctgtaaTGGTATGAAACAATGATGTCGTTTATTGCATCAAACAACATTGTCAGTCACTTCCTTGTCTGAAgaacaagtggataaacaggttcatgtgaagccctgcatgtttttttttctaaagtctcatggaatgtagccCTACATTTAACACCACACATTTGGCTGCTACTGAAGGCTGAATGATAAAAAatattatgggatgcattttctccattgtttctGATGGTAGACTACTCTGGTAGgccctacattatgatcaaacagccacagtagcctacctgttaaaactaacttaaagcggGTGCGGCGTTCACAGTAAACGCTCGCTGGAAGTTGCTTTCAActttgcgctcagcagacctaCAATTTGCTCAGTGCCTGTTTAATATTGAGGGAACATTGGTTATGTATTTTAGGTTAACTGAGTTACTGTGATATAACTGTGTGTTTTCTATGTTTTGCGGCAGTGCGGTGCTGTCCTCGTACTTCCTGACCGAGCGTCTGAACCTGCACGGGAAGCTGGGCTGTCTGCTCAGTATCTTGGGCTCTACTACCATGGTGATCCACGCCCCTCAGGAGGAAGAGATCAACAGTCTGGACCACATGGCTCGGAAACTGGTGGACCCAGGTCGGTACCGGACACACCCTCCCCTCAACTACATGAGTTACTGTGTTCTGAAAAGCTGCTTCCTCAAGTCCTCCTTAAAGCTCTTTGGAGGAGGTGGTCTGACACtttattctctcctcttcttctctcgctCTTTGATGACTAACTTCAGACACTTCATTCTTCTGTTTTAACTTTTTGTGAGCTAAGACATCCTCTATCTCCCTCAGGTTTCCTGGTGTTTGCCACCTTCGTCATCATCGTAGCGCTCATCTTCATCTTGGTGGTGGGCCCTCGGCACGGCCAGACCAACATCATGGTGTATATTACCATCTGCTCTGTGATAGGAGCTCTGTCGGTGTCGTGTGTGAAGGGGTTGGGCATCGCCATCAAAGAGGCCATAGCTGGGAGGTCCGTGGTGGGGAACCCTTTAGCCTGGGTCTTACTGCTCGGGCTGGTGGCCTGCGTCTCCACTCAGATCAACTACCTGAACAAGGCTCTGGATATCTTCAACACCTCCCTGGTCACACCCATCTACTACGTGTTCTTCACCACCTCAGTCCTCTCCTGCTCTGCCATCCTCTTCAAGGAGTGGGAGCACATGGCTACTGCTGATGTTATCGGGACTCTGAGTGGGTTCCTGACCATTATAGTTGGTATCTTTCTGCTCCATGCCTTTAAGGACCTTAGTGTGAGCCTGTCCACGCTGGCGGTGTCCATCAGGAAGGACGAGAGGCCCGGGCCGGCAGCTAACGGAGTGGCAACACACGGCAGCTACGAACTGCTGCGCAATGACTCCACAGACATGaacctggaggagagggaggtgggccTGCCGTTTGACAGCCTGTCCAGGAGGAATGGTACCATGACCGCCTCTTAGAGGACCTAGCagcagacccccccccccctcctactGAGCCTCTTAGGACCTAGCAGCAGACCACCCCCTCCTACTGAGCCTCTTAGGACCTAGCAGCAGACCACCCCCCTCCTATTGAGCCTCTTAGGACCTAGCAGCAGACCCCCCATCCCCCTCCTACTGAGCCTCTTAGGACCTAGCAGCAGACCACCCCCTCCTACTGAGCCTCTTAGGACCTAGCAGCAGACCCCCCATCCTACTGACGGCCTCTTAGAGGACCAAGCTGCCAGGTCCTGCAAACCCCCCCCCATCTTACTGACAGCCTCTTAGAGGACCAAGCTGCCAGGTCCTGCAGATCCTACTGACAGCCTCTTGAGGACCAAGCTGCCAGGTCCTGCAGATCCTACTGACAGCCTCTTGAGGACCAAGCTGCCAGGTCCTGCAGACCCCCCGACTGACTAGgattacatcccaaatggcaccctttccctttatagtgcaatactctggtcaaaactagtgcactacagaggataGGGTGCTATGTGGGGTTTGCCTAGGACTACACTGGTGTGGATGGTTGTTTTCTCCATTAAAACAATCAACTCTGGACTTGGATGGACCCACTGATTGTACTTGGATTAGATTTGCCATCTGTTCTCTGACGACATGGAGACAGGGGGTTCATCTCATCCTCAGAAGCAGGCAATATTCATACTGTATTTAAACCTGCACAGAGTTTTCCTTCTACAAATCAACAGCTTTGTTTTTGTAATATTCTTGATGGAGATCCCAGgtctgattttttatttttttttattttatttttttaaattttggcTCCAGTTCTGAGTTTGGCAGGTCAATAAGGATacgtggcaccctattccctacacagtgcactacccctatggatctggtcagaagtagtgcactatatagggaatagggggtcaTTTGGAACGTAAACTGATACCTGAAGAGTTAAATCAccaactgttttttttttgtatatctTTTACATAAATGCACTCAAGAACAAGACGATATTTGTTACATATTTATTGAATGAAAATGATTAAAATAATTCCAACACAAAGTGAATAAATGCTTTATCATTAAGAAACTTGGTTACTTTAAAGATTTATAGGTTTTTAGCACCAAATATACTCTACTCTGTCCAATTCCCCTTCATTGAGTACAGGCTACAACGATATCCCACCACACCCAAACCCCTTAAATCAATCATTCCCTGGTCTACAGTGTTCCAGATATATGAAACACAGTTTTGCGATTGATTACTTAAGGCACAAAAATCATCCTGACAAAACATTATGTAAGGAAAGTTGGGCCAGTGCTGCTTTAAACAGTTCTGAAAAATATAAATACTTACATGATTTTAGACCTCGTTGAAAATggtcctatcatctagtttaaaagAGGGAAGAATATTTCATAAGTGCCTCcaaaaaggcaccctattccctaggtagTGCACTTATATAAAACGTTTGAGATGCATCCTTTGTTTAAACATTATTGGATGGTCAATCTCAGTTGCTGGCCAGGGATTGGTGGATAGGAGGCTGGAAACACCGGACATGCTCCACAGGCATATTCTCCCCATCGCCTGACTTCAGGTACTTGTTCAGAATGGCGTAGATCTCATCGTTGAGAACCTGGAACTTGTGGATTCTGTCCACCATCTTTTTAAGAGGCTGAGGAAGGAGAGTCATCATTCAGACTAATGATAATATAAATTATTGTTTTGGCCGGATCTAAAAGACCGTCTGGCAGAGACTACCCTAAACGTGACACCCATGGTTGTTGTATTCACTAAGAACCACTTTTGCTACTGTTTGTGCTAATGAATACGAACAACTCAGATGTTTGGGGTCTGAAGGTTCCAGTGTCGCTGACCCCTGACCTTCCACTCACCACACTCTTGATGATCTCATCCTTTCCATCGTGTTTCTGCACCTTCAGCAGGTGATAGCTGAAGTCCAGGATGTCAAAGCGTCTCTGTTGACCCAGTAGGGAGATGATCATACacccagcccagtggagaccgTCCCCGAAACACTGCCTGGAAAATACAACACAGGTTATatacccagcccagtggagaccgTCCCCGAAACACAGGTTATatacccagcccagtggagaccgTCCCCGAAACACAGGTCATatacccagcccagtggagacaGTCCCCGAAACACAGGTTATACacccagcccagtggagacaGTCCCCGAAACACTGCCTGGAAAATACAACACAGGTTATatacccagcccagtggagaccgTCCCCGAAACACAGGTTATatacccagcccagtggagacaGTCCCCGACACACAGGTTATACacccagcccagtggagacaGTCCCCGAAACACTGCCTGGAAAATACAACACAGGTTATatacccagcccagtggagaccgTCCCCGAAACACAGGTTATatacccagcccagtggagacaGTCCCCGACACACAGGTTATatacccagcccagtggagaccgTCCCCGACACACAGGTTATatacccagcccagtggagacaGTCCCCGACACACAGGTTATatacccagcccagtggagacaGTCCCTGACACACAGGTTATatacccagcccagtggagaccgTCCCCGAAAAACAGGTTATatacccagcccagtggagacaGTCCCCGACACACAGGTTATatacccagcccagtggagaccgTCCCCGAAAAACAGGTTATatacccagcccagtggagacaGTCCCCGACACACAGGTTATACacccagcccagtggagacaGTCCCCGAATCACTGCCTGGAAAATACAACACAGGTTATatacccagcccagtggagaccgTCCCCGACACACAGGTTATATGCCCAGCCCAGTGGAGACAGTCCCCGACACACAGGTTATatacccagcccagtggagacaGTCCCCGAAACACAGGTTATatacccagcccagtggagacaGTCCCCGAAACACAGGTTATatacccagcccagtggagaccgTCCCCAAAACACAGGTTATatacccagcccagtggagacaGTCCCTGACACACAGGTTATatacccagcccagtggagacaGTCCCTGACACACAGGTTATatacccagcccagtggagacaGTCCCCGACACACAGGTTATatacccagcccagtggagacaGTCCCCGACACACAGGTTATatacccagcccagtggagaccgTCCCCGACACACAGGTTATatacccagcccagtggagaccgTCCCCGAAACACAGGTTATATACCCGGCCCAGTGGAGACTGTCCCCGAAACACAGGTTATatacccagcccagtggagaccgTCCCCGAAACACAGGTTATatacccagcccagtggagacaGTCCTCGAAACACAGGTTATatacccagcccagtggagaccgTCCCCGAAACACAGGTTATatacccagcccagtggagacaGTCCCCGAAACACAGGTTATatacccagcccagtggagacaGTCCCCGAAACACAGGTTATatacccagcccagtggagacaGTCCCCGAAACACAGGTTATATtcccagcccagtggagaccgTCCCCGAAACACAGGTTATATtcccagcccagtggagaccgTCCCCGAAACACAGGTTATatacccagcccagtggagaccgTCCCTGACACACAGGTTATatacccagcccagtggagaccgTCCCCAACACACAGGTTATatacccagcccagtggagaccgTCCCCGACACACAGGTTATatacccagcccagtggagaccgTCCCCGACACACAGGTTATatacccagcccagtggagacaGTCCCTGACACACAGGTTATatacccagcccagtggagacaGTCCCCGACACACAGGTTATatacccagcccagtggagaccgTCCCCGACACACAGGTTATatacccagcccagtggagacaGTCCCCGAAACACAGGTTATatacccagcccagtggagacaGTCCCCGAAACACAGGTTATatacccagcccagtggagacaGTCCCTGACACACAGGTTATatacccagcccagtggagacaGTCCCCGAAACACAGGTTATatacccagcccagtggagacaGTCCCCGAAACACTGCCTGGAAAATACAACACAGGTTATatacccagcccagtggagaccgTCCTCGAAACACAGGTTATACacccagcccagtggagacaGTCCCCGAAACACAGGTTATatacccagcccagtggagaccgTCCCCGACACACAGGTTATatacccagcccagtggagaccgTCCCCGAAACACAGGTTATatacccagcccagtggagacaGTCCCCGACACACAGGTTATATgcccagcccagtggagaccgTCCCCGAAACACAGGTTATatacccagcccagtggagacaGTCCCCGAAACACAGGTTATatacccagcccagtggagaccaTCCCCGAAACACAGGTTATatacccagcccagtggagacaGTCCCCGAAACACAGGTTATatacccagcccagtggagaccgTCCCCGAAACACAGGTTATatacccagcccagtggagaccgTCCCCGAAACACAGGTTATatacccagcccagtggagaccgTCCCCGAAACACAGGTTATatacccagcccagtggagacaGTCCCCGAAACACAGGTTATatacccagcccagtggagacaGTCCCCGAAACACAGGTTATatacccagcccagtggagacaGTCCCCGAAACACAGGTTATatacccagcccagtggagaccgTCCCCGAAACACAGGTTATATtcccagcccagtggagaccgTCCCCGAAACACAGGTTATatacccagcccagtggagacaGTCCCCGACACACAGGTTATatacccagcccagtggagaccgTCCCTGACACACAGGTTATatacccagcccagtggagaccgTCCCCAACACACAGGTTATatacccagcccagtggagaccgTCCCCGACACACAGGTTATatacccagcccagtggagaccgTCCCCGACACACAGGTTATatacccagcccagtggagacaGTCCCCGACACACAGGTTATatacccagcccagtggagaccgTCCCCGACACACAGGTTATatacccagcccagtggagacaGTCCCCGAAACACAGGTTATatacccagcccagtggagacaGTCCCCGAAACACAGGTTATatacccagcccagtggagacaGTCCCTGACACACAGGTTATatacccagcccagtggagacaGTCCCCGAAACACAGGTTATatacccagcccagtggagacaGTCCCCGAAACACTGCCTGGAAAATACAACACAGGTTATatacccagcccagtggagaccgTCCTCGAAACACAGGTTATACacccagcccagtggagacaGTCCCCGAAACACAGGTTATatacccagcccagtggagaccgTCCCCGACACACAGGTTATatacccagcccagtggagaccgTCCCCGAAACACAGGTTATatacccagcccagtggagacaGTCCCCGACACACAGGTTATATgcccagcccagtggagaccgTCCCCGAAACACAGGTTATatacccagcccagtggagacaGTCCCCGAAACACAGGTTATatacccagcccagtggagaccaTCCCCGAAACACAGGTTATatacccagcccagtggagacaGTCCCCGAAACACAGGTTATatacccagcccagtggagaccgTCCCCGAAACACAGGTTATatacccagcccagtggagaccgTCCCCGAAACACAGGTTATATgcccagcccagtggagaccgTCCCCGAAACACAGGTTATatacccagcccagtggagaccgTCCCCGAAACACAGGTTATatacccagcccagtggagaccgTCCCCGAAACACAGGTTATatacccagcccagtggagacaGTCCCCGAAACACAGGTTATatacccagcccagtggagacagttcaattcaatttaaggggctctctttctctcccactactctctcctcttctatcctatcatctatcccttctgctaaatccttctcccttttgtctcctgattctgcctcttcgaCCCTACTCCTCCCTTTCCACATCCTATGACTCGCACGGTCCCCTCTCCTCCCGGTCAgcccctcccctcctgctccgaGTGACTCATTGTGAGCTAACAGAACAGGACCGGGGGGGCAGCTGAGTGAAAATCTAGGAAAACTAAACTTTCAGAGGACTTATCATCCTTCCAGTCCCGT containing:
- the LOC118379791 gene encoding magnesium transporter NIPA2-like, whose amino-acid sequence is MEPTILGRGCSLCDLTCRNGRVVTQVGDRCSAGQQLLCVVVNVTDSTNNSSSVVMGQDRGKYDFYIGLGLAISSSIFIGGSFILKKKGLLRLARKGQCRAGQGGHAYLKECLWWAGLLSMAAGEGANFAAYAFAPATLVTPLGALSVLVSAVLSSYFLTERLNLHGKLGCLLSILGSTTMVIHAPQEEEINSLDHMARKLVDPGFLVFATFVIIVALIFILVVGPRHGQTNIMVYITICSVIGALSVSCVKGLGIAIKEAIAGRSVVGNPLAWVLLLGLVACVSTQINYLNKALDIFNTSLVTPIYYVFFTTSVLSCSAILFKEWEHMATADVIGTLSGFLTIIVGIFLLHAFKDLSVSLSTLAVSIRKDERPGPAANGVATHGSYELLRNDSTDMNLEEREVGLPFDSLSRRNGTMTAS